The proteins below are encoded in one region of Paeniglutamicibacter cryotolerans:
- a CDS encoding ABC transporter permease translates to MSAVQAAHPNLGTATGPDAPVSSDAGSWKALGWQLFGIAVALSLVVLFLATADLSATERTTLAPAALWGYTVEHLALTAVAAVIVLAIAIPLGVLLTRAPLRRFSGPVMAVANFGQAAPAIGLIVLLAMWVGFGFWAAIIALVLYAVLPVLRNTMVGLRQVDDRLVEAGRGMGMSSSAVLWKIELPLAVPIMLAGIRTALVLLVGTATLATFINGGGLGILIITGVNLGLTVVLVCGSVLVALLALVVDWVGRLVEHVARPKGI, encoded by the coding sequence ATGAGCGCCGTTCAGGCTGCCCATCCGAACCTGGGTACCGCCACCGGACCCGATGCTCCGGTGTCATCGGACGCGGGCAGCTGGAAGGCGCTCGGGTGGCAACTCTTCGGCATTGCCGTGGCCTTGTCCCTCGTGGTCCTCTTTCTCGCCACGGCAGATCTCAGTGCCACGGAACGGACTACCCTGGCCCCCGCCGCGCTGTGGGGATACACCGTGGAACACCTGGCCCTGACCGCCGTCGCGGCTGTCATCGTGCTGGCGATCGCCATTCCGCTGGGTGTCCTGCTCACCCGCGCCCCGCTGCGCAGATTCAGCGGGCCAGTGATGGCCGTAGCCAATTTCGGCCAAGCAGCGCCTGCCATCGGGCTGATCGTGCTGCTGGCCATGTGGGTGGGATTCGGCTTTTGGGCCGCGATCATCGCACTGGTCCTCTATGCGGTGCTCCCGGTGCTTCGCAACACCATGGTGGGCCTGCGCCAGGTCGATGATCGGCTCGTCGAGGCAGGCCGCGGGATGGGCATGAGCTCCTCTGCCGTGCTCTGGAAGATAGAACTGCCATTGGCAGTGCCGATCATGCTGGCCGGAATCCGGACCGCGTTGGTGCTGCTGGTGGGTACGGCCACCCTGGCCACCTTCATCAACGGAGGCGGCCTGGGAATCCTGATCATCACCGGAGTGAACCTGGGCCTCACCGTGGTTTTGGTCTGCGGATCTGTCCTCGTGGCACTGCTGGCATTGGTCGTTGACTGGGTGGGACGCCTCGTTGAACACGTGGCCCGCCCGAAGGGAATTTGA
- a CDS encoding FadR/GntR family transcriptional regulator, which translates to MSLENTARLPLSDAVTGQLRNAIVTGVWALHERIPAEPVLMEQLGVSRGTLREAIKALAHSGLLEVRRGDGTYVRATSEIHGAVQRAYRNHSDEEVLQVRFGLDTQAARLACTAATEKQVASMRGLLAQRQLAWDAEDAEAWIGADWAFHLTVAEASGNSLLLELYGSFGDVFHGREMAQRLREGFAGCRSAGHEDLVDAIEAGDAEAACDSVHSNLSYCMEWMP; encoded by the coding sequence ATGAGCCTCGAAAACACTGCCCGCCTTCCCCTGTCCGACGCCGTCACCGGACAATTGCGCAACGCCATAGTGACCGGTGTCTGGGCCCTGCATGAACGCATTCCGGCCGAACCGGTGCTCATGGAACAGCTCGGGGTGTCCCGGGGGACCCTGCGCGAAGCCATCAAGGCGCTGGCCCACTCGGGCCTACTCGAGGTCCGGCGCGGAGACGGAACCTACGTCCGGGCCACCAGTGAGATCCACGGTGCAGTGCAGCGGGCCTACCGCAACCACAGCGACGAGGAGGTCCTCCAGGTCCGCTTCGGCCTGGATACCCAGGCCGCCCGGCTGGCCTGCACAGCTGCAACCGAAAAGCAGGTCGCCTCAATGCGCGGGCTGCTGGCGCAACGTCAGCTGGCCTGGGACGCCGAGGACGCAGAAGCCTGGATCGGTGCCGATTGGGCGTTCCACCTCACCGTCGCCGAGGCCTCGGGAAACTCGCTGCTGCTCGAGCTCTACGGCTCCTTCGGCGACGTCTTCCACGGGCGGGAAATGGCCCAGCGGTTACGTGAGGGTTTCGCCGGGTGTCGCTCAGCGGGGCACGAGGACCTGGTTGACGCCATTGAGGCCGGCGACGCGGAGGCTGCCTGTGACAGCGTTCATTCGAACCTCAGCTACTGCATGGAGTGGATGCCCTGA
- a CDS encoding helix-turn-helix domain-containing protein yields the protein MKVRTLEPEEEAQLLQIVRRSTGSVVTWRRAHLVLLSTRDLDVAVIAEVAFTSVDPVHDVLHDFTDDGFDSRHPKYAGGRPPKFSPEQRDLIKQVALGRPADDHLPFPPGTCPHWPATSSHRGGGRDFP from the coding sequence GTGAAAGTACGGACACTCGAACCGGAAGAAGAAGCCCAGTTGCTGCAGATCGTGCGGCGAAGTACGGGATCGGTGGTCACCTGGAGACGGGCGCACCTGGTCCTGCTCTCGACCCGGGACCTGGACGTGGCGGTGATCGCGGAGGTCGCCTTCACCAGCGTGGACCCCGTCCACGACGTGCTGCATGACTTCACCGATGACGGCTTTGATTCCCGGCATCCGAAGTACGCCGGAGGCCGGCCACCGAAATTCAGCCCCGAACAGCGAGACCTGATCAAACAGGTCGCCCTGGGGCGTCCCGCCGATGACCACCTGCCGTTTCCCCCTGGAACCTGTCCACACTGGCCGGCTACCTCATCTCACAGGGGTGGTGGACGCGATTTCCCCTGA
- a CDS encoding ATP-binding cassette domain-containing protein, with product MSDSHNKSLSAENPGAVTGASILLDEVTKRYPGQGKPAVGGLTLEIPAGSVVMFVGPSGCGKTTTLKMINRLIEPSGGKIVINGEDVTTMDGDKLRRQIGYVIQAGGLFPHMSVATNIGLVPKMLGWDKARIAARVDELLELVSLDPAVYRDRYPKELSGGQQQRVGVARALAADPPVLLMDEPFGAVDPITRQRLQDELLNIQSELQKTIVCVTHDFDEAVKLGDWIAVFDEGAQLVQYDSPERILANPANEFVENFIGSGAGLKQLTLSRVNEVKLAEAVTALPGDLASDVLSRLQGAGGKHAVVLDRRRRPIQWLSRRQLSRLQIIDDTVDPRIPVIGDKSTLNDALDTMLVASSEAALVTGNRDIFKGLITVQTVMEAISAAHDSALNDGDAPVGLNSGAIPTTAIAAALAADAADARSAVEAEHGRARA from the coding sequence GTGTCTGATTCACACAACAAGTCACTTTCTGCAGAAAATCCGGGGGCAGTCACCGGCGCCTCGATCCTTCTGGACGAAGTCACCAAGCGCTACCCCGGTCAGGGCAAGCCGGCCGTCGGCGGTCTGACGCTGGAGATCCCCGCCGGCTCGGTGGTCATGTTCGTGGGCCCCTCGGGCTGCGGCAAGACCACCACGCTGAAAATGATCAACCGGTTGATCGAGCCCAGCGGCGGAAAGATCGTCATTAACGGGGAAGACGTCACCACGATGGACGGCGATAAGCTGCGCCGCCAAATCGGGTACGTGATCCAAGCTGGCGGGCTCTTCCCGCACATGAGCGTCGCAACGAACATCGGCCTGGTGCCCAAGATGCTCGGCTGGGACAAAGCCCGCATCGCGGCGCGCGTTGACGAGCTGCTGGAACTGGTCTCGCTGGATCCCGCCGTCTACCGGGACCGCTACCCCAAGGAGCTCTCCGGCGGACAGCAGCAGCGCGTGGGTGTGGCCCGTGCGCTGGCTGCCGACCCGCCGGTCCTGCTCATGGATGAGCCCTTCGGTGCTGTGGATCCGATCACCCGCCAGCGGCTGCAGGACGAACTGCTGAACATCCAGTCGGAACTGCAGAAGACCATCGTCTGCGTGACCCACGACTTCGACGAGGCGGTGAAGCTCGGAGACTGGATCGCCGTCTTCGATGAGGGCGCCCAGTTGGTCCAGTACGATTCGCCCGAGCGGATCCTGGCCAATCCGGCCAACGAATTCGTGGAGAACTTCATTGGCTCCGGTGCAGGGCTCAAACAGCTCACGCTCTCCCGGGTGAACGAGGTCAAGCTCGCTGAGGCCGTCACCGCGCTTCCCGGCGACTTGGCCAGCGACGTGCTCTCGCGCCTGCAGGGGGCCGGCGGTAAGCATGCCGTGGTCCTTGACCGACGCCGCCGCCCGATTCAGTGGCTCTCGCGCCGCCAGCTTTCCCGGCTGCAGATCATCGACGACACGGTGGATCCCCGGATACCGGTCATCGGCGACAAGTCAACGTTGAACGATGCGCTGGACACCATGCTCGTGGCCAGTTCGGAGGCCGCACTGGTCACCGGAAACAGGGACATCTTCAAGGGGCTGATCACCGTCCAGACGGTGATGGAGGCCATCAGTGCCGCCCACGATTCCGCCCTGAACGACGGCGATGCCCCCGTGGGCCTCAATAGCGGGGCAATTCCGACCACCGCAATCGCTGCTGCACTGGCGGCCGACGCCGCCGATGCGCGTTCAGCGGTGGAGGCCGAACACGGGAGGGCCCGGGCATGA
- a CDS encoding IclR family transcriptional regulator, with protein MTLGEPQADESGDDEAVPGGVQSVDRALAMLEILAREGSAGVGEVADEMGIHKSTASRLLGSLLARGMVQQNNNRGKYELGFGILKLAASIPGRLSLVGQARPVLEALALEYKETVNLAVLREEYAVNVDQAMGPSTLATYDWLGSLTPLHATSSGKILLAGLGADEREKILKTTGLPKRTANTIDNRLALERDLLRAVKNGYAQAREEFELGINSVAAPVRNHLGNVVASITISGPAFRFDPQEIPGLLDGLKRAGKQISVAMGYSGT; from the coding sequence ATGACTTTGGGAGAACCGCAGGCCGACGAGAGCGGCGATGACGAAGCGGTACCGGGTGGCGTTCAATCGGTTGACCGGGCGCTGGCCATGTTGGAAATCCTTGCCCGGGAGGGCAGCGCCGGAGTTGGAGAGGTCGCCGACGAGATGGGGATCCACAAATCCACGGCATCGCGACTCCTTGGCTCACTGTTGGCCCGAGGCATGGTTCAGCAGAATAACAATCGCGGTAAGTATGAGCTCGGGTTCGGGATCTTGAAGCTGGCCGCCTCGATCCCCGGACGCCTCTCACTGGTCGGGCAGGCCCGACCGGTGCTCGAGGCGCTCGCCCTCGAATACAAGGAGACAGTCAATTTGGCGGTCCTCCGGGAGGAATACGCGGTCAACGTCGACCAAGCCATGGGGCCCTCGACGCTAGCGACCTACGATTGGCTGGGTAGCCTGACCCCCTTGCATGCCACCTCCAGTGGAAAGATTCTCCTAGCGGGTCTCGGTGCCGACGAGCGGGAGAAGATTTTGAAGACCACCGGGCTTCCGAAACGCACGGCAAACACGATCGATAACCGCTTAGCACTGGAACGTGACCTGCTGCGTGCCGTGAAGAATGGCTACGCACAGGCTCGTGAGGAATTTGAATTGGGAATTAACTCGGTTGCCGCACCGGTGCGCAACCATCTTGGCAACGTGGTGGCCTCAATTACTATTTCTGGTCCGGCATTTCGATTTGATCCGCAGGAAATCCCTGGCCTGCTCGATGGACTCAAACGGGCGGGGAAGCAGATCAGCGTCGCGATGGGCTACTCCGGGACGTGA
- a CDS encoding glycine betaine ABC transporter substrate-binding protein: MAATGCGLEPASSYVPPAGQGSIKPIEGLPQNASLVITSKNFTEQLILGKIAVLAAQAAGFKVSDMSNVPGSQPARKLMTTGQADMMWEYLGSAWISYMGHAEGIPDKQKQWQAVHDEDLGNGITWGEPAPLNNTYALAVRSEAVEQLGNISKMSQIADLPVSERTFCLESEFNSRPDGFNPMLKAYGLTRGAADGVPDENIGIFDTGAVYSATDQGVCNFGEVFTTDGRIDALDLTVLEDDRHFFPAYNVAPVFLTATLEKYPQLQDVFAQISPLLTDESMRALNYKVDVAGEEPADVAFNWMVSEGLITPAP, from the coding sequence TTGGCAGCCACTGGCTGCGGACTTGAGCCGGCCTCCTCCTATGTGCCCCCGGCGGGACAGGGAAGCATCAAACCCATCGAGGGGCTACCGCAAAACGCCTCGCTGGTCATAACAAGCAAGAACTTCACCGAGCAACTGATTCTGGGAAAGATCGCAGTCCTCGCGGCCCAAGCCGCGGGATTCAAGGTCAGTGACATGAGTAACGTGCCGGGCAGCCAGCCCGCACGCAAGCTGATGACAACGGGCCAGGCGGACATGATGTGGGAATATCTGGGCAGCGCCTGGATCTCATACATGGGACACGCCGAGGGGATCCCCGACAAGCAAAAGCAATGGCAGGCGGTCCACGACGAGGACCTGGGCAATGGGATCACCTGGGGTGAACCGGCACCGTTGAACAACACCTATGCCTTGGCGGTGCGCAGCGAGGCGGTGGAGCAACTGGGGAACATTTCCAAGATGTCGCAGATCGCGGATCTGCCCGTGTCCGAGCGGACGTTCTGCTTGGAATCGGAATTCAATTCCCGGCCCGACGGCTTCAACCCGATGCTCAAGGCCTATGGTTTGACCCGGGGCGCCGCCGACGGTGTACCGGATGAAAACATCGGCATCTTTGACACCGGTGCCGTCTATTCGGCCACCGACCAGGGTGTGTGCAACTTCGGCGAGGTGTTCACCACCGACGGACGGATCGATGCACTGGACCTGACGGTGCTCGAAGATGACCGGCACTTCTTCCCGGCCTACAACGTGGCTCCGGTTTTCCTCACTGCGACACTGGAGAAATATCCGCAGTTGCAGGATGTCTTTGCCCAGATCTCGCCCCTGCTGACCGACGAGTCGATGCGCGCGCTGAACTATAAGGTCGATGTGGCGGGGGAGGAGCCGGCGGATGTCGCCTTCAACTGGATGGTCTCAGAAGGGCTAATTACCCCAGCGCCATAG
- a CDS encoding aromatic ring-hydroxylating oxygenase subunit alpha encodes MPASVNVPINSRGKLASSLPAEQLAEIAELFEYRREGFSLDAPFYTEPAIFKIDMQAIFGQHWLFAASVAELPEPGDYVTVDYGPYSLIILRNDDGGVNVMHNVCRHRGARVLTQPAGSTGNMVCGYHAWTYSPNGDLIHASAPGETKFDKSCFGLKRAHGREYAGLIFVCIADEAPTDFDETAKVFEPYLVPHDLPKTKVAYQQNIIEEANWKLVMENNRECYHCDGHPELACSLFPTWGLTEGLIPQHLEAVWDRSKEAQAALEERCRRYGIPYEVFEELDTRVAGIRISRESLDGDGESFSADGHRLSKKLLGDLPDFRLGRCSMHLQPNSWFHFLGDHVITFAVFPINEHQTLVRTTWLVADDAVEGDDYDLDKLTYTWKQTNLQDKEFVELCQNGANSPAYEPGPYMKSEYQVEAFINWYVQRVQEHLA; translated from the coding sequence ATGCCTGCTTCAGTGAACGTGCCGATCAATTCACGCGGCAAGCTCGCCTCGTCATTACCAGCTGAGCAGCTGGCGGAGATCGCCGAGCTTTTCGAATACCGACGCGAGGGCTTTTCACTCGATGCTCCCTTCTACACGGAGCCCGCAATCTTCAAAATAGATATGCAGGCGATATTCGGCCAGCACTGGCTCTTCGCGGCGAGCGTTGCGGAACTTCCCGAGCCGGGCGACTATGTAACCGTGGACTACGGTCCTTATTCCTTGATCATCTTGCGCAATGACGATGGCGGCGTGAACGTCATGCACAACGTATGCCGCCACCGTGGCGCACGCGTCTTGACCCAGCCCGCCGGGAGCACCGGAAACATGGTGTGCGGTTACCACGCTTGGACCTACTCGCCCAACGGTGATCTGATCCACGCCTCAGCTCCGGGGGAAACCAAGTTCGACAAGAGCTGTTTCGGCCTCAAGCGGGCCCACGGCCGCGAGTATGCCGGCCTCATCTTCGTCTGCATCGCCGACGAAGCACCAACGGACTTTGATGAAACGGCAAAGGTCTTCGAGCCCTACCTCGTGCCACACGACCTGCCAAAGACGAAGGTGGCCTACCAGCAGAACATCATCGAAGAAGCCAACTGGAAGCTCGTCATGGAGAACAACCGTGAGTGCTACCACTGCGACGGCCATCCGGAGCTTGCCTGTTCGCTCTTCCCGACGTGGGGCCTCACCGAGGGGCTCATCCCACAGCATCTCGAAGCAGTTTGGGATCGCAGCAAGGAAGCCCAAGCCGCCCTCGAAGAGCGTTGCCGGCGCTACGGCATCCCTTATGAAGTCTTCGAGGAACTCGATACCCGTGTGGCGGGAATCCGCATCTCCCGCGAATCCCTCGACGGCGACGGCGAATCGTTCTCAGCCGACGGGCACCGGCTCTCCAAGAAGCTGCTGGGAGACTTGCCTGATTTTCGACTCGGGCGATGCTCGATGCACCTTCAACCCAACAGCTGGTTCCATTTCCTCGGCGACCATGTCATCACGTTCGCCGTCTTCCCCATCAACGAGCATCAGACTCTGGTTCGTACTACGTGGCTTGTCGCAGATGACGCCGTCGAAGGCGACGACTACGACCTCGACAAACTCACTTACACCTGGAAGCAGACCAATCTGCAGGACAAGGAATTCGTGGAGCTGTGTCAAAACGGCGCCAACAGCCCGGCCTATGAGCCCGGCCCCTACATGAAGAGCGAGTATCAGGTCGAGGCATTCATCAACTGGTACGTGCAGCGAGTGCAGGAGCACTTAGCATGA
- the fdhA gene encoding formaldehyde dehydrogenase, glutathione-independent — translation MSGNRAVAYQGPGIVEVIDTPFPTFELTDGPGVNPANVGRKVPHGVILRTVATNICGSDQHMVRGRTTAPTGLVLGHEITGEVIEVGRDVEFIKVGDIVSVPFNISCGRCRNCKEQKTGICLNVNPDRPGSAYGYVDMGGWVGGQAEYVLVPYADWNLLRFPDRDQALEKIMDLTMLSDILPTGFHGAVTAGVTVGSTVYVAGAGPVGLAAAASAQLLGAAVVIVGDLNEDRLAQARSFGCEGINVAHGDPADQIEQLLGVREVDAGIDAVGFEARGHGHGAGAAEAPATVLNSLMDLTAAGGSLGIPGLYVTGDPGAADEAAQKGSLSLSLGTGWAKSLSFTTGQCPAMKYNRALMMAILHERIHIAKAVNAQAILLEDAPRGYAEFDAGAATKYVLNPNGYLNN, via the coding sequence ATGTCAGGTAACAGGGCAGTCGCCTACCAGGGCCCGGGCATCGTCGAGGTCATCGACACCCCCTTCCCCACCTTCGAACTCACCGACGGACCCGGAGTCAACCCCGCCAACGTGGGCCGCAAGGTCCCGCACGGGGTCATCCTGCGCACCGTGGCCACCAACATCTGCGGCTCGGACCAACACATGGTCCGCGGACGCACCACCGCCCCCACCGGCCTGGTCCTGGGCCACGAAATCACCGGCGAAGTCATCGAGGTGGGCCGGGACGTCGAATTCATCAAGGTCGGAGACATCGTCTCGGTCCCCTTCAACATCTCCTGCGGCCGCTGCCGCAACTGCAAGGAACAAAAGACCGGGATCTGCCTGAACGTGAACCCCGACCGCCCCGGATCCGCCTACGGCTACGTCGACATGGGCGGCTGGGTCGGCGGCCAAGCCGAATACGTCCTGGTCCCCTACGCCGACTGGAACCTGCTCCGGTTCCCGGACCGCGACCAGGCCCTGGAAAAGATCATGGACCTGACCATGCTCTCGGACATCCTGCCCACCGGCTTCCACGGCGCAGTCACCGCCGGGGTCACCGTCGGCTCCACCGTCTACGTCGCCGGCGCCGGACCGGTCGGCCTGGCCGCCGCAGCCTCCGCCCAGCTCCTCGGCGCCGCGGTGGTCATCGTCGGGGACCTGAACGAGGACCGCCTGGCCCAGGCCCGCTCCTTCGGCTGCGAAGGAATCAACGTCGCCCACGGGGACCCCGCGGACCAGATCGAACAGCTGCTCGGCGTGCGCGAGGTCGATGCGGGCATCGACGCCGTCGGCTTCGAAGCCCGCGGCCACGGCCACGGCGCCGGGGCCGCCGAGGCCCCGGCCACCGTGCTGAACTCGCTCATGGACCTCACCGCCGCCGGAGGATCCCTGGGCATCCCGGGCCTCTACGTCACCGGGGATCCCGGAGCAGCGGACGAAGCGGCCCAGAAGGGCTCCCTGTCCCTGTCCCTGGGCACCGGCTGGGCCAAATCCCTGTCCTTCACCACCGGACAATGCCCGGCCATGAAATACAACCGGGCGTTGATGATGGCGATCCTGCACGAGCGGATCCACATCGCCAAGGCCGTCAACGCGCAGGCGATCCTGCTCGAGGACGCCCCGCGCGGCTACGCCGAATTCGATGCCGGTGCCGCGACGAAGTACGTGCTGAACCCCAACGGCTACCTCAACAACTAA
- a CDS encoding ferredoxin reductase: MIESMTATAIPEPQRIRGLEMPWNRVLGSTDGPAGAARALGPWHPQEFLAECVETVPEAGGMMTFIFRRIDGAPLAFRPGQYLNIAFPVHGENQDPVDRSYSLSSSPTEPWTFNVTVKRDPTGLVSPWAHENVQPGTILEMLGPVGAFHLPDVDRRARYLLLAAGAGITPIMSMLRTIHSLPGQADVVVLYHGSEPGGFAFCKELAYIASVDSRIKVFYSLGDRNQPAGWAGLSGRLTAAMIDQVAPDANGRKVYACGPEGYLNSVSELLAAVGVDDTSIHMEFFSGDRQTTMEYRAEVALAEEIAEEIADSAEVYYENQPSTLGMYEPAYDAEGAIEASGLPLEAADPDFSGSEALADGAEEALDSSPPDISAFDTVGTGSLTLSFIRTRLNVRINPEEKILGVAQHAGVRIGANCQEGMCGSCKVVKLSGDVEMNHQGGIRAREIAVGKFLPCCSTAQNDLVIDA, encoded by the coding sequence ATGATCGAGAGCATGACCGCCACCGCAATTCCTGAGCCGCAGCGCATCCGCGGCCTTGAAATGCCGTGGAACAGGGTACTGGGAAGCACCGATGGGCCCGCCGGCGCAGCCCGAGCACTCGGCCCGTGGCATCCACAGGAGTTCCTCGCCGAGTGCGTCGAGACAGTGCCCGAGGCCGGCGGCATGATGACTTTCATATTCCGACGCATCGACGGCGCCCCCCTGGCCTTCCGACCGGGCCAGTACCTGAATATCGCCTTTCCCGTGCACGGTGAGAATCAGGACCCGGTGGATCGTAGCTACTCGTTGTCCAGTTCGCCGACCGAACCCTGGACGTTCAATGTCACGGTCAAACGTGATCCCACGGGCCTGGTCTCGCCATGGGCACACGAGAACGTCCAACCCGGCACCATCCTCGAGATGCTCGGACCCGTTGGGGCCTTCCACCTGCCCGATGTCGACCGACGGGCGCGCTACCTCCTGCTGGCCGCGGGAGCCGGCATCACACCCATCATGTCCATGCTGCGGACCATCCATTCGCTCCCCGGGCAGGCGGATGTCGTGGTTCTCTACCATGGCTCCGAACCCGGAGGCTTCGCCTTCTGCAAGGAGCTGGCCTACATTGCCTCGGTGGATTCCCGCATCAAGGTCTTCTACTCCTTGGGTGACCGCAATCAGCCCGCTGGATGGGCTGGCCTGAGCGGTCGCTTAACTGCCGCAATGATTGACCAAGTGGCTCCGGATGCCAACGGACGAAAAGTCTATGCCTGTGGCCCGGAAGGATACCTCAATAGTGTGTCCGAGCTGCTGGCCGCAGTTGGCGTCGACGATACGTCTATCCATATGGAGTTCTTCTCGGGAGACCGTCAGACCACGATGGAATACCGGGCAGAGGTCGCGCTTGCGGAGGAAATCGCCGAGGAAATCGCGGATTCCGCGGAGGTGTACTACGAAAACCAGCCCTCGACCCTGGGAATGTACGAACCTGCCTACGATGCAGAGGGGGCCATAGAGGCCTCGGGTCTTCCGCTGGAAGCCGCCGATCCCGACTTCTCAGGATCCGAGGCCCTCGCTGATGGAGCGGAAGAGGCACTTGATTCCAGCCCGCCCGATATCTCAGCATTCGATACCGTTGGAACGGGAAGCCTCACCTTGTCCTTCATCCGCACCCGCCTCAACGTCCGCATCAATCCCGAGGAGAAAATCCTTGGGGTTGCCCAACACGCCGGCGTGAGGATCGGAGCAAACTGTCAAGAAGGAATGTGTGGCTCGTGCAAGGTGGTCAAACTCTCCGGGGACGTTGAGATGAACCACCAGGGCGGCATCCGTGCCCGAGAAATCGCTGTCGGAAAGTTCCTGCCATGCTGTTCGACCGCACAGAACGACCTCGTCATCGATGCCTAA
- a CDS encoding ABC transporter permease yields the protein MWEFVGDRYRQILFASWQHFSLVVQCLILATVIAVVLAALVYRSKSLASVANSVSAIGLTIPSFALIGLLIAPVGFGVAPAVIVVSFFATLPILRNAIVGLNGIDPGVVESARGIGMSRFRAWATVELPLAWPVILAGVRVSAQMVMGIAAVAAYALGPGLGGFIFSGLSRLGGANALESVAVGVIGVIILALILDLILVGIGRLTTPRGIRV from the coding sequence GTGTGGGAATTCGTCGGCGATAGATATCGCCAAATCCTGTTTGCCTCATGGCAACATTTCAGTTTGGTTGTTCAGTGTCTAATCCTGGCAACAGTCATCGCCGTTGTCCTGGCGGCGCTGGTCTACCGCAGTAAATCCCTGGCCTCGGTGGCCAACAGCGTCTCGGCCATCGGCCTGACCATCCCCTCCTTTGCCCTCATCGGGCTGCTGATTGCTCCGGTCGGATTCGGCGTGGCCCCGGCCGTCATCGTCGTGTCGTTCTTCGCGACCCTGCCCATTTTGCGCAATGCCATCGTGGGCTTGAACGGCATCGATCCGGGCGTGGTTGAGTCCGCCCGGGGAATCGGCATGAGCCGCTTCCGCGCGTGGGCCACCGTCGAGCTTCCCCTGGCTTGGCCCGTCATCCTGGCCGGAGTACGCGTTTCGGCGCAGATGGTCATGGGTATTGCCGCAGTGGCAGCCTATGCGCTGGGCCCCGGCCTGGGTGGATTCATCTTTTCAGGACTATCCCGGCTCGGCGGTGCCAATGCGTTGGAGTCCGTCGCCGTGGGAGTCATTGGCGTGATCATCCTGGCCCTCATTCTCGACCTGATCCTTGTGGGGATCGGCCGACTAACCACACCGCGAGGTATCCGTGTCTGA